GATAAGACCGGCACGCTGACGCAGAATGTGATGACCGTCACGCGTCTGTGGGTCGATGGCACCTTCGTAGACGTGAGCGGCAGCGGCTACGCGCCGGTGGGCGATTTCCGGCTGGAAGGCGCGCGCATGGATCTGGCCGACTATCCCGGCGTGACCACCGCGCTGTGGGTGGGTGTGTTGAATAACGACGCGCAGATCGAGCACATCGACGAGACAGGCACATCGACCTACCGCATCATCGGCGATCCAACCGAGGGCGCGATGCTGGTCGCAGCTGCGAAAGCCGGCGCGAAGCTCGATGAGCTGGCGGTTGCCTACCCACGCCAGAAGGAAATTCCCTTCGACTCAAGCCTGAAGCGCATGATCACCCTGCATGCGATCACCCGGATCAAAGCTGATGGCCCGTCGCCGTTCCACGACGAGACGCAGCTGCACGCGAATGTCGTCACCATCAAGGGCGCGCCAGACATGGTGCTGCAGCTTTGCACCGCCTACCAGACTCTCGATGACCAGGTGCGGCCGCTGACCGATCAGATCCGCTGCACCATTCAGGAGGCCAATGACCGCATGACGGCAGATGCGCTGCGCGTGCTGGGCTTTGCCTACCGGGTCGAGGCCGCAGTACCGGACGAATTCAGCCGTGAGTACGCCGAGCAAGGCCTGATCTTCGCCGGGCTGATCGGCATGATCGATCCGCCGCGCACGGAAGTGCAGGCAGCGCTAGAGACGGCGCGGAACGCGGGCATTCGCACGATCATGATCACCGGCGACTATCCAAACACCGCGCGGGCCGTGGCCGAAAGCATCACCCTGTTGCGCCCTGGCCATAAGGTGCGGCCTGGCGCCGACCTCGATGCGATGGACGATACCACGCTGGCCGCGGAAGTCAAGGTGACCGACGTGTTTGCGCGCGTCTCGCCCGAGCACAAGATGCGCATTGTGGATGCGCTGCGCGCCAACGGCGAGGTGGTGGCCATGACTGGCGACGGCGTCAACGACGCCCCGGCGATCAAACGCGCCGACATTGGTATCGCCATGGGCATCACCGGCACCGACGTGGCCAAAGAAACCGCCGATATGGTGCTAACCGACGACAACTACGCCAGCATCGTCGCGGCGATTGCGCAAGGGCGGGTGATCTACGCCAACATCCGCAAGTTCGTGTTCTTCCTGCTGTCGTCCAACGTGGCCGAGGTGCTGATCATCTTCCTGGCCGCGCTGATCGGCCTGCCCTTGCCGCTGACTGCCATCCAGCTGCTGTGGCTCAACCTGCTGACCGATGGCGCACCGGCGCTGGCGCTGGCGATGGAACGAGGCGACCCGGATGTGATGGCCCGCCCGCCCCGGCCCAAGCACGAGTCGATCGTGAATGGCGCGATGCGCCTGGGCATCCTGGTGCAAGCCATCGCGCAGACTGGGGCGACACTGGGGGCGTTTCTGCTGGGGTTGTACTGGCACCTGGGCAGCCAGGTTTCGGACGGCGATTCGGCGTTGGCCTTCTTGCTAAGCGATAATTGGAGCCGGGCCGATGTGCAGACGGCCGAGACGATGGCGTTTGTCACGCTGTCGCTGTGCGAGCTGTTCCGGGCCTACACCGTGCGCTCCGAGCGCACGTCGATCTTCCGCCTGGGGGTCTTCTCCAACCGCTATATGCAGTACGCCGTGGGGCTGTCGATCGGGTTGCTGCTGCTGGTGGTGAACGTGCCGTTCCTCCAGCCGATCTTCAACACGCGTTTCCTGGATTGGCGCGAGTGGCTCGTGGTGATCGGCCTGGCGCTGGTTCCGGCGATTGCGGAAGAGCTGACCAAGTGGTACCTGCGGGCACGCGAGCGCACGGCGGCTGCGCACGTGCTCGCCGCCTAGCACACGGGTTGCTTCGCCACCTATCCTTTTCAGGTATAGGGTTTTCGCCCCGCATGCCGGGCTACGTAGGTACCCCTCCCCCGTACCCCCTTCCTACCCAGGGAGGGGGTATTTCTTTTGGGTGTGTGGTCGCGCAGCGGCCGCACCACGAGCCTAACGAATCGCGCTGCTGCTCGCATTGCACGTGGCCCCACGCTGTACCACTTTTTGTATCAGTGCAGGCGCTGCCCTGATACCACGCCGGGCCTACGCTGCGCTACGATCAGCCTACACGAGACACGCAGGTTAGCAAAAGGAGCACCGCAATGAGCGCAATCCCATCCGCGCGGGTCGCCGAGATGGCCCCCTCAACCTCCGCCCGCCGTGGGCGCTGGGGCTCGCTGATCGCCATGGCCGTCGCCTTTGTGAGCGATAACACCGAGGGTGGCTTGGTCAACACCCTGTTCCCCGTGATCCGCCAGGCGCTCGGCCTGGGCGTCGATGCACTTGGCATCCTCACCAGCATCAGCCGCTTCGCGCGCATGATCTTCGGCCCGCTTTGGTCGATGGTGGCCGATAGGTATGGTCGCAAGCGCGTGCTGGTGATCGTCACCGGCTTCTGGGGGCTCTGGACCGCCGCCGCCGGCCTGGCGCAGGACTTCAACCAACTGCTGCTGCTGTACTCGATCGGCGTGCTCGGCACCGTGGCCGGCGAGCCGATCGCCAATGGCCTGCTGGCCGACCTGTTCGAGGAGAACGAGCGCGGCAAGGCCTATGGCGCGATCCGCTCGATCGGCACCGCCGGCGGCCTGGTGCTCACACCGGTGATCGGCCAGCTGGCGAATGTGCAGGACGGCTGGCGCTACGGCATGTACATTATGGGCGGCATCAGCCTGCTCACTGGCCTGCTGATTATGCTGTTCGTGAAGGAGCCCGAGCGCCGCACTGCGATCGACGAGGCCGACCTGAGCCAGTTCAAGCTCAGCAAGATCAAGCAGCTGCTCAAGACCCCCACGGTGCTGCTGCTGGCCGGCATGCTGCCGTTCGTCACCAGCCTGGTGCTGTTTGCCTTCTTCGTGACCTACTTTGTCGATGTGCGCGGCTGGAAGACCTCGGACGCGGCGATCCTCTACACTGTGTTCATGGCCGGCTTCACGATTAGCTCGTTCCTGGGCGGCCTGATCGGCGACGTGTTCGACAAGCGCTTTGGGCCGAATGGGCGGATTATGCTGATGCAGATGTATCTGGTAGCATTCGCGGTGATGTCGTACCTGGCGCTGCAGATCGACTGGGGAACGGGCGTAGGGCTGTATGTCGTGCTCTTTCTGTTCGGCTTGATCGGCTCGATCGGCTTCTCGGGGGTGGTGCTGCCGATGGTCTCGGCAGTCGTGCCGCCCGAGCTCTCGGCCACGGCGTTTGCCCTGCTGTTCTCGCTGGTGCAGGGCCTGCTCTCGGCGCTGCTGTCGCTGGCGCTGGGCTACCTGGCTAAGTCCTACGGCCTGCAGAACGTGATGCTCTGGCTGGTCACAGTGCCTTATGCCATCAACGCGGTCTACTGGTTCGTGTTCTACCGCTTCTACCCGAAGGATGTGGCGGCCCAGCAGGCCCGCGCGGCCGCGCAAGTGGCGTAGCGGCGTATGTAGAAGTCGTACGTAATGCGTCGTGCGTAGTACATAGGGAGTCGCGTGCTACGCACGACGCACAACCCGAGCAGAGACGGCGTATCCAAATTTCGAATTCCCCTACGAATCAAAGGAGTTTCCTATGCTGTACCCGATACAAAACGACCGGCGCAACACGCTCGACCTCTCGGGCATCTGGGATTTTCGCATCGACCCCGACGAGGCCGGCGAGCGCGAGGGCTGGTTCAATGGCCTGCACGGCGCGCGCCCGATCGCGGTGCCGGGCAGCTGGAACGAGCAGTACGAGGATCTCTTCAACTATCTCGACCTGGCCTGGTATGTCAAGCGCACCTATGTGCCGGCCAGCTGGCGCGGCCAGCGCATCTTTATCCGCGTTGGCTCGGCCTGCTACTATGGCACGATCTACGTCAATGGCGTGAAGGTCGGCGAGCACGCGGGCGGCCACCTGCCCTTCGCCTTCGAGATCACCAGCCTGGTGCAGTGGGGCGCCGAGAACACGATTGCGATCAGCGTCGAGAACCAGCTGAAGCCTACGCGTGTGCCGTCGGGCAATATGAACACCGCGCTTGGGCCGTTCGCCAGCTTCCCGCGCACCACCTACGATTTCTTCCCGTTCGCCGGCATCCACCGGCCGGTGGTGCTGTATAGCGTGCCGCAGGTGTCCATCGATGATCTGACGGTGGTGACGGAGCTCGATGGCGCGGCCGGGCTGGTGCGCGTGAGCGTGCGGCTGAATACGCCGGCGCCCAGCGCGGGCACGCTCACCCTCAGCGATGGCGTGGGTCATAGCATCCAGGCGCAGCTCGCGTTTCAGGATGGCCAGGCCGAGGCGACGCTGCGCGTGCCGCAGGCGCGGCTATGGTCGGACAAAGACCCCTATCTGTATGATCTGACCGTCGCGACCGAACAGGATCGCTATACACTGAAGGTCGGCATCCGCACGATCGCGGTGCAAGGCGGCCAGATCCTACTGAATGGCCGGCCGGTGCAGCTCAACGGCTATGGTCGCCACGAGGACTTTATCGCCAGCGGCAAGGGCCTGAACCAGCCCTTGATGGTAAAGGATTATGCGCTGATGCGCTGGACCGGCGCCAACAGCTACCGCACGTCACACTACCCTTATAGCGAAGAAGAAATGCAGCTGGCCGACCGCGAGGGCTTCCTGATCATCGACGAGATCCCGGCCGTCAGCCTGCAGTTCGAAAGCGAGGAAAACGCCGCCGAGCGCCTGCGCATGTGCCTTCAGCAGCTCGATGAGCTGGTCGCGCGCGATAAGAACCACCCCAGCGTGGTGATGTGGTGCGTGGCGAATGAACCCATGCCCGCCAGCCTGAACCTGTCGAGCCTGGGCGCCGCGCCCGCAGACGACCCGTCGGTGGCGCGTGGCAAGCAGTTCCTCGAAACCCTGCTGGCGCACACCCGCGCGCTCGATAGCAGCCGCCTGGTGACGCTGGTGACCGTGATGGGCGGCCCCGAGGCCTGGATGGAGCAGGCCGATGTGATCTGCATGAACCGCTACTGGGGCTGGTATGTGCTGGGCGGCCAGCTGGGCGAGGCGCGCGCCGCGCTTGAGCGCGAGCTCGATCGGGTCTGGGCGACCTTCAAGCGGCCGGTGATCATGACCGAGTTTGGCGCCGACACCATGGCCGGCATGCACGGCCACCCCAATGTGATGTGGACCGAGGAGTACCAGGCCGACTACATGCGCATGCACCTCGAGGTGGCCGCCGCGCGCGATTATATCGCCGGGATGCAGGTGTGGAATTTCGCCGACTTTGCGGCCGTGCAGAGTATCATGCGCGTGGGCGGGCTGAATATGAAGGGCATCTTCACCCGCACACGCCAGCCCAAGCTGGCTGCGCAGGTGCTGCGCGAGTTCTGGGTAACGCGGGCGCTGGCCGAGCAGGCCGAGCTTGAGCCGGCGGCGGTGGCTTAGCCAGGAGTTACCCACCGCTGACGCAGCTTACACCGATTTTTTGCCTGCGCCAGCATGGTCCTTGATATTCTTTTGTGTGCGGTTGTGCCGCGCGCAGCGCGGCACAACCGCACACAGATAAACAGAACGTACCGCTCTGCCGAAGGCTAAACGCGCCAACTGCGTAAGCCCTAAAGTAATCTGTGGAATCTGTGGATGCTGAAAGGATCCCTCGATGCCAGCTACACCGTGGGCGCTCTCGCCCGACCGCTGCTTTAGCGCGGATCCGGCCCAGCGCACGATCGCGCGCCAGCTGTATGCGACGGTGCAGGGTCTGCCGATCGTCAGCCCGCACGGCCATGTGCCGCCCGCGCTGCTGGCCGATCCTGCCGCACGATTAGGCACGCCAACCGAGCTGTTGATCATCCCCGACCACTACATCTTTCGCATGCTCTACAGCCAGGGCGTCGCGCTGGAAGATCTGGGCATCCCCAGCCGCGATGGCACGCCAGTCGAGGCCGATCACAGAAAGATCTGGCAGCGCTTCGCCGAGCACTTCTATCTGTTTCGCGGCACGCCAACCGGGCTGTGGCTGGCTGATGCGCTGGTCAATCTGTTCGGCGTAACCGAGCGGCTGAACGCCGACAGCGCGCAGCGAATCTACGATCACCTGGAAGCGCAGCTGGCGCGGGAGGAGTTCCGGCCGCGCGCGCTGTTCGGGCGCTTCAAGCTTGAGCTGCTGGCTACCACCGATGCCGCCACCGACTCGCTCGAACACCACCGCAGGCTCCACGCCGACGGCCTGCCCAGCGTGATTCCGACGTTCCGCCCAGACGCGCTCGTGAACCTGGAGCAACCGGCCTGGCGCGGCCAGATCGAGGCGCTCAGCAATGTGTCGGGCATCGACGTGGTCGACTACGCCAGCTACATCCGCGCGCTCGAGCAGCGGCGCGCCTTCTTCAGGCAGATCGGCGCGCTGGCCACCGATCACGCCACGCTCACGCCCTACACGGCGCGCCTGGGCCACACTGCCGCCGACACGATCTTCCAGCGCGCGCTGGCCGGCCAGGCCAGCCACGACGACGCGACCCAGTTCAGCGGGCATATGCTGATCGAGTTCGCACGTATGAGCGCCGAGGATGGCCTGGTGATGCAGCTGCACGCCGGTAGCCTGCGCAACCATAACGCGGCGCTGTTCGCGCGCTTCGGTGCGGATATGGGCGCCGACATCCCGGTTGCGACCGAGTGGACCCGCAACCTGCAGCCGCTGCTCAAGGCCTACGGCAACGATCCGCGCTTGCGCCTGATCCTGTTTACGCTCGACGAGAGCAGCTACAGCCGCGAGCTGGCCCCGCTGGCCGGCCACTACCCGGCGCTGCGGCTCGGCCCACCCTGGTGGTTCTTCGATAGTGTGAACGGCATACGCCGCTACCTCGACCGCGTAATCGAGACGGCCGGGCTCTACAATACCGCCGGCTTCAACGACGACACGCGCGCCTTCGCCTCGATCCCCGCGCGCCACGATGTCTGGCGGCGCGTGAGCTGCGACTGGCTGGCAGGCCTGGTGGTGCAGGGGCTGATCGCCGAAGACGAGGCTGCCGAGATGGCGCTCGATTGCGCTAGTGGCCTGGCCAGGCGCGCCTATAAGCTTGGCTAGGCAGCCGGGAGAGGGGGAGAGGGGGAGAGCGGGAGAGGGGGAGAGCGGGAGAGGGGGAGAGCGGGAGAGCGGGAGAGGGGGAGAGCGGGAGAGGGGGAGAGCGGGAGAGGGGGAGATGGGGAGAGGGGGAGAGCGGGAGATGGGGAGAGCGGGAGAGGGGGAGACCGGGAGACCGGGAGAGCGGGAGAGCGGGAGAGCGGGAGAGGGGGAGACCGGGAGAGCGGGAGAGCGGGAGACCGGGAGAGCGGGAGAGGGGGAGACCGGGAGAGCGGGAGAGCGGGAGACCGGGAGAGCGGGAGAGGGGGAGACCGGGAGACCGGGAGAGGGGGAGAGGGGGAGACAGTCGCGTATCTCGTGTCTCGTATCCCGTGTCTCGCCTCTCGTCTCTCGTATCTCGTCTCTCGTGTCTCGTCTCTCGTGTCTCGTCTCTCGTATCTCGCCTCTCGTGTCTCGTATCTCGCCTCTCGTGTCTCGTATCTCGCCTCTCGTGTCTCGTCTCTCGTATCTCGCCTCTCGTGTCTCGTATCTCGTATCTCGCCTCTCGTGTCTCGCCTCTCGTGTCTCGCCTCTCGTGTCTCGCGTCTCGTGTCTCGCGTCTCGTGTCTCGCGTCTCGCGTCTCGCGTCTCGTGGCTCAAAAGAGGGTCAATATGCAAAACCTACACGATCTCTTCAGCCTGGAAGGGCAGGTGGCAATCGTCACGGGCGGCACGGGCGTGCTTGGCGGCGTGATGGCGCGCGGGCTAGCGCAGGCCGGCGCGAAGGTTGGCGTGCTGGGCCGCCGGCGCGCGCAGGCCGAGGCTACCGTGGCGCTGCTTGAGTCGGCGGGCGGCGCCGGGCTGCCGCTGGTTGCCGATGTGCTCGACCGGGCGCAGCTCGAGGCCGCGTGCGACGCAGTGCTGGCCGAGTGGGGCCGGCTCGATATTCTGGTCAATGCCGCCGGCGGTAACATGCCGGCCGCAACACTCGCGCCGGGACGATCGTTCTTCGACTTGCCGGTTGAGGGCATGGAGCCGGTGATCGCGCTGAACCTGCAGGGCACGCTGCTGCCGAGCCAGGTGTTTGGCGCGGCGCTGGCGCGCGCCGGCCAGGGCTGCATCGTCAATATCTCCTCGATGGCGGCGCAGCGCGCCATGACCCGCGTGGTCGGCTACGGCCTGGCCAAGGCCGCCGTCGAGAACGCCACGCGCTGGCTGGCGGTCGAGCTGGCGCGCGCATACGGCGGCGCGCTGCGTGTGAACGCAATCGCGCCAGGCTTCTTCGTGGGCGAGCAGAACCGCGCGCTGCTGCTGCACGACGATGGGACGCTCACGCCGCGCGGCCAGACGATCATCGACCACACGCCGGCCGGCCGCTTTGGCGCGCCCGACGAGCTGGTCAGCACGCTGGTCTGGCTGTGTGGGCCAGGCGCGCGCTTCGTCAATGGCGTGGTGGTGCCGGTCGACGGCGGCTTTAGCGCGTTTAGCGGCGTGTGAAGGGCAAGGAGACAAAGAGGCTGAGTATCTCGTGCCTCGCTCACAAAGAAAGTATGACCATGGTGCTTGGAACTGGTTCTATCAACGCCACCTTAGCCTCCACGCAGGTGCAGGAGCTGCTGGCGCTGGCGCTGGCGCCGCTGCCGATCGATGGCAAGCGGGTGCTGGTGATCATCCCCGACGGCACGCGCACCGCGCCAATCCCGCTGCTGTTCCGCCTGCTCTACGAACAGATCGGCCGGCGGGTCGCGCGGCTGGACTACCTGATTGCGCTGGGCACGCACGCGCCTATGGGCGAGGACGCGATCGAGAAGCTGGTTGGGGTGAGCGCGGCCGAGCGCGCCGCGCGCTACCCAAACGTCACGGTATTCAACCATCGCTGGGATCAGCCCGAGGCGCTACAAACCATCGGGACGATCGAGCGCGCGGAGGCGGCGCTGCTCACCGGCGGCTTGCTGGCTGACGCAGTGCCGGTGGTGCTCAACCGCCTGATCTTCGAGTACGACCAGCTGATAATCTGCGGGCCGGTGTTTCCGCACGAGGTGGCCGGCTTCTCGGGCGGCGCCAAATACCTATTCCCCGGTATCGCCGGCGCCGAGATCATCAACTTCACCCACTGGCTGGGCGCGCTGGCCACCAGCATGCACACGATTGGCGTGAAAGACACGCCGGTGCGGCGGGTCATCCACCGCGCGGCGGCGTTTGTGCCGCAGCCGCTGCTCTGCATCGCGCTGGTGCTCGCCGGGCCGGCGCTGCACGGCCTGTACATCGGGCCGCACGAGCAAGCCTGGAGCGCGGCCGCCGATCTTTCGGCGCAGCTGAACGTGCTGAGCCTGCCGCGCACCTTTCGGCGCGTTCTGTCGCTGCCGTCGCTGATCTACGACGACCTGTGGACGGCCGCCAAGGGCATGTATAAGACCGAGCCGATTATCGCCGATGGCGGCGAGGTGATCATCTATGCGCCGCATATCACCGAGGTATCCTACACGCACGGCGCCCTGATCGATCAGGTCGGCTACCATGTGCGCGATTATTTCCTGAAGCAGTGGGATCGCTTCAAGCATGTACCGGGCGGCATTCTGGCGCACAGCACCCACGTCAAGGGCCAGGGGGCCTTTGATGCAGCGGCCGGCATCGAAACGCCGCGCATCCTGGTCACGCTGGCCACCAGTATTCCGGAAGAGCGCTGCCGGCGCATCAACCTGGGCTACGCCGACTACCGCACGATCGACCCGCAGGAGTGGGCTGGCCGCGAGGCGGAAGGCCTGCTGCTGGTCGAGCATGCCGGCGAGGTGCTGTATCGCGGCGAGCCACTGCTCAAATCGAGCTGACAGGGCTGACGCTGTGTGCGGTTTTGCCGTTCGCAGCGCAGCAAAACTGCACACAGCTAAAGGCAGGTAAGTACCTTGCTGCCGCAGGTTAAAAAACGCCGATTGCGTACGTTCTCAATACAATAAGGAGAAACCAATGGATATCGGAATCATCGGGCTGGGGCGCATGGGCGCGGGCATGGCCGAGCGCTGGCTGCGCGGCGGGCACCGCGTGGTGGCCTATAACCGCAGCCCCGAGCCGACCGCCGCGCTGGCGGCCAAGGGCGCCGACCCGGCCTACACCGTCGCCGAGCTGGTGGGCAAGCTCGCCGCCCCGCGCGCGATCTGGATCATGCTGCCCGCTGGCGATGTCACCGAGCGCACCATCCAGCAGCTCATTCCCCTGCTGCAGCCCGGCGACACGATCATCGACGGCGGCAACACCATGTACAAGGACGACATCCGCCGCGCCGAGCTGCTACAGGCGCATGGGCTCAACTACATCGACCAGGGCACCTCGGGCGGGGTGTGGGGCCTCGAGAACGGCTTCTGCCTGATGGTCGGCGGCGACAACGGCCTGGTCAAGCGGCTCGAGCCGGCCTTCATCACGCTGGCGCCCACCGATGGCTACGTGCATTGCGGGCCAGTCGGCAGCGGCCACTTCGTCAAGATGGTGCATAACGGCGTGGAATATGGCATGATGCAGGCCTACGCCGAGGGCTTCGAGATCATGCGCGCCAAGCAGGAGTTCGGCCTGAACCTGCATGCGATTGCGTCGGCCTGGCGCTACGGCAGCGTGGTGCGCTCGTGGCTGCTCGACCTGACCGAAGAGGCGCTGCGCGACGACCCCGACCTGGCGAGCCTGAAGGGCTATGTGGACGATAGCGGCGAGGGGCGCTGGACGATCCACGCGGCGATGGAGCTAGACGTGCCGGCGCCGGTGATCACGCTGTCGCTGTTCGAGCGCTTCCACTCACGCCAGCCCGAGTCGTTCGCGGCCAAGGTGCTGGCGGCCATGCGCCGTGGTTTTGGCGGGCACGCCGTCAAGCAGGCCGAGTAACACATGTTGGGAGGGCACGGCTATGCGCGCACCAACAATCGCGGCGATCGATGCCGCAGAACCGCTTGTGCTGGCGATCGACATCGGCACGTCCTCGGCGCGGGTTGTGCTCTACGACGGGCGCGGCCGCGCGATCGACGGCGTTGTGGCGCAGGAGCGCTATGCGATCGGTGCGCGCGCCGATGGCGCAGCCGAAGACGACCCCGACGCGGCGATTGCGCGCGTGGCGCGCT
The sequence above is drawn from the Candidatus Kouleothrix ribensis genome and encodes:
- a CDS encoding cation-translocating P-type ATPase, whose product is MTAQHTATSHPSAPDATTTAWHTLGADAVASALATHPQHGLTSSEAARRLQQYGPNELREKPRPGFWQLVLAQLNNFVVILLIVASVVSVLLGDWVEAGAILLIVVLNAILGVVQESRAEEALAALKQMASPDAQLLRDGHRIAVPARDLVPGDVVVLEAGNFIPADIRLIEGVNLRVEEAALTGESVPVQKDAALVLGEKATLGDRKNSVFMGTLVSYGRGRGIVVSTGMRTQLGLIADMLQQVETEETPLQARLDQLGKTLGIGALGIVAVVFALGAARTGVLAEGFTPETTERMRDAFLVAISLAIAAVPEGLAAVVTISLALGMREMVRRHALIRRLASVETLGSATVIASDKTGTLTQNVMTVTRLWVDGTFVDVSGSGYAPVGDFRLEGARMDLADYPGVTTALWVGVLNNDAQIEHIDETGTSTYRIIGDPTEGAMLVAAAKAGAKLDELAVAYPRQKEIPFDSSLKRMITLHAITRIKADGPSPFHDETQLHANVVTIKGAPDMVLQLCTAYQTLDDQVRPLTDQIRCTIQEANDRMTADALRVLGFAYRVEAAVPDEFSREYAEQGLIFAGLIGMIDPPRTEVQAALETARNAGIRTIMITGDYPNTARAVAESITLLRPGHKVRPGADLDAMDDTTLAAEVKVTDVFARVSPEHKMRIVDALRANGEVVAMTGDGVNDAPAIKRADIGIAMGITGTDVAKETADMVLTDDNYASIVAAIAQGRVIYANIRKFVFFLLSSNVAEVLIIFLAALIGLPLPLTAIQLLWLNLLTDGAPALALAMERGDPDVMARPPRPKHESIVNGAMRLGILVQAIAQTGATLGAFLLGLYWHLGSQVSDGDSALAFLLSDNWSRADVQTAETMAFVTLSLCELFRAYTVRSERTSIFRLGVFSNRYMQYAVGLSIGLLLLVVNVPFLQPIFNTRFLDWREWLVVIGLALVPAIAEELTKWYLRARERTAAAHVLAA
- a CDS encoding MFS transporter; the protein is MSAIPSARVAEMAPSTSARRGRWGSLIAMAVAFVSDNTEGGLVNTLFPVIRQALGLGVDALGILTSISRFARMIFGPLWSMVADRYGRKRVLVIVTGFWGLWTAAAGLAQDFNQLLLLYSIGVLGTVAGEPIANGLLADLFEENERGKAYGAIRSIGTAGGLVLTPVIGQLANVQDGWRYGMYIMGGISLLTGLLIMLFVKEPERRTAIDEADLSQFKLSKIKQLLKTPTVLLLAGMLPFVTSLVLFAFFVTYFVDVRGWKTSDAAILYTVFMAGFTISSFLGGLIGDVFDKRFGPNGRIMLMQMYLVAFAVMSYLALQIDWGTGVGLYVVLFLFGLIGSIGFSGVVLPMVSAVVPPELSATAFALLFSLVQGLLSALLSLALGYLAKSYGLQNVMLWLVTVPYAINAVYWFVFYRFYPKDVAAQQARAAAQVA
- the uidA gene encoding beta-glucuronidase; this encodes MLYPIQNDRRNTLDLSGIWDFRIDPDEAGEREGWFNGLHGARPIAVPGSWNEQYEDLFNYLDLAWYVKRTYVPASWRGQRIFIRVGSACYYGTIYVNGVKVGEHAGGHLPFAFEITSLVQWGAENTIAISVENQLKPTRVPSGNMNTALGPFASFPRTTYDFFPFAGIHRPVVLYSVPQVSIDDLTVVTELDGAAGLVRVSVRLNTPAPSAGTLTLSDGVGHSIQAQLAFQDGQAEATLRVPQARLWSDKDPYLYDLTVATEQDRYTLKVGIRTIAVQGGQILLNGRPVQLNGYGRHEDFIASGKGLNQPLMVKDYALMRWTGANSYRTSHYPYSEEEMQLADREGFLIIDEIPAVSLQFESEENAAERLRMCLQQLDELVARDKNHPSVVMWCVANEPMPASLNLSSLGAAPADDPSVARGKQFLETLLAHTRALDSSRLVTLVTVMGGPEAWMEQADVICMNRYWGWYVLGGQLGEARAALERELDRVWATFKRPVIMTEFGADTMAGMHGHPNVMWTEEYQADYMRMHLEVAAARDYIAGMQVWNFADFAAVQSIMRVGGLNMKGIFTRTRQPKLAAQVLREFWVTRALAEQAELEPAAVA
- the uxaC gene encoding glucuronate isomerase; translation: MPATPWALSPDRCFSADPAQRTIARQLYATVQGLPIVSPHGHVPPALLADPAARLGTPTELLIIPDHYIFRMLYSQGVALEDLGIPSRDGTPVEADHRKIWQRFAEHFYLFRGTPTGLWLADALVNLFGVTERLNADSAQRIYDHLEAQLAREEFRPRALFGRFKLELLATTDAATDSLEHHRRLHADGLPSVIPTFRPDALVNLEQPAWRGQIEALSNVSGIDVVDYASYIRALEQRRAFFRQIGALATDHATLTPYTARLGHTAADTIFQRALAGQASHDDATQFSGHMLIEFARMSAEDGLVMQLHAGSLRNHNAALFARFGADMGADIPVATEWTRNLQPLLKAYGNDPRLRLILFTLDESSYSRELAPLAGHYPALRLGPPWWFFDSVNGIRRYLDRVIETAGLYNTAGFNDDTRAFASIPARHDVWRRVSCDWLAGLVVQGLIAEDEAAEMALDCASGLARRAYKLG
- a CDS encoding SDR family oxidoreductase, which produces MQNLHDLFSLEGQVAIVTGGTGVLGGVMARGLAQAGAKVGVLGRRRAQAEATVALLESAGGAGLPLVADVLDRAQLEAACDAVLAEWGRLDILVNAAGGNMPAATLAPGRSFFDLPVEGMEPVIALNLQGTLLPSQVFGAALARAGQGCIVNISSMAAQRAMTRVVGYGLAKAAVENATRWLAVELARAYGGALRVNAIAPGFFVGEQNRALLLHDDGTLTPRGQTIIDHTPAGRFGAPDELVSTLVWLCGPGARFVNGVVVPVDGGFSAFSGV
- a CDS encoding DUF2088 domain-containing protein encodes the protein MVLGTGSINATLASTQVQELLALALAPLPIDGKRVLVIIPDGTRTAPIPLLFRLLYEQIGRRVARLDYLIALGTHAPMGEDAIEKLVGVSAAERAARYPNVTVFNHRWDQPEALQTIGTIERAEAALLTGGLLADAVPVVLNRLIFEYDQLIICGPVFPHEVAGFSGGAKYLFPGIAGAEIINFTHWLGALATSMHTIGVKDTPVRRVIHRAAAFVPQPLLCIALVLAGPALHGLYIGPHEQAWSAAADLSAQLNVLSLPRTFRRVLSLPSLIYDDLWTAAKGMYKTEPIIADGGEVIIYAPHITEVSYTHGALIDQVGYHVRDYFLKQWDRFKHVPGGILAHSTHVKGQGAFDAAAGIETPRILVTLATSIPEERCRRINLGYADYRTIDPQEWAGREAEGLLLVEHAGEVLYRGEPLLKSS
- the gnd gene encoding decarboxylating 6-phosphogluconate dehydrogenase, whose product is MDIGIIGLGRMGAGMAERWLRGGHRVVAYNRSPEPTAALAAKGADPAYTVAELVGKLAAPRAIWIMLPAGDVTERTIQQLIPLLQPGDTIIDGGNTMYKDDIRRAELLQAHGLNYIDQGTSGGVWGLENGFCLMVGGDNGLVKRLEPAFITLAPTDGYVHCGPVGSGHFVKMVHNGVEYGMMQAYAEGFEIMRAKQEFGLNLHAIASAWRYGSVVRSWLLDLTEEALRDDPDLASLKGYVDDSGEGRWTIHAAMELDVPAPVITLSLFERFHSRQPESFAAKVLAAMRRGFGGHAVKQAE